The following DNA comes from Bacteroidota bacterium.
GCCTGATCGAACTGGTAGTTCAGTTGATAGGCGAGTCCAAGGTAGTAATGGACCATTAAGGGAGCTTTGTCTTCAGAGGCATCATATTCGTGATAATGCTCGGTGGTATTTTTACTTGCTTTTAAAAGGTATTTTATAGATTTATCTTTTTGATTCGGGGAGTGCATATAAGCCAGGCCCAATTTGTAACGCATATTGGCATTATTGGAATCGAGTTTAAAGGCATTTAAATAGCTATTGATAGCCTCATTGTAGTTTTTTTCAAGGAACAACTTGTCGCCCTCATTAAAATATTTCTTAAATAGATTTTTGTCCTGCGCATTTGTGCTAACATTATGGCAAAACAATATAACTAACAAGGGTAAAGTATAGCTTTTGAGTACTTGTTTTATCATACTTACAAATGTAATAGTTTAATCAACATAATTTATTAAATACTAAGGCTGCCATTAAGCAGCCTTGTTAAAGTAGCATTCAAAATAATTTAGTCGGATGGCGGGATTTGACCCACGATCTCCGGTACATCATCTATAAATCTTTCACTGATATCACCCTATTTTGGTAATGATCTGGCGTTTTATTTTGATACTTTTTATTCACTTCCTGCAAGAAAACTAAAACTGTAAAAGCAATCTGCTCTCAGGATAATCGAGTAAGTGTATATCAGGTATCCTAACTCTCTTTTATCCTCCTGGTAATTCCCGATCCTGATCACTTAGGGTAAGGTTGCCCTGAAGGATGGGTTATGGCAATAGCAGGAAAATTCCTCTATATACTGTACCTGTCCAGATCTACTGACAGGGAATGACATTTATCTATTATTTACAATTGCTATAAAATGTAGTATTTATATGCTACAAAAATTAGTAATTTAGCGATCGCTAATCATCATCACATGGATAGGCAAATAGTGCATTTGGATTTAGACAGCTTTTTCATCAGCGTAGAACGATTAAAAGATTCAACCCTGTTAGGCAAACCTGTTATTGTGGGTGGCACATCCGACAGAGGAGTAGTCGCAAGTTGTTCGTATGAAGCGAGAGTATTCGGGCTTCATTCTGCTATGCCTATAAGACTGGCAAAACAATTATGCCCACATGGTATCTATATAAAGGGAGATATGGAATCTTATTCCAATTACTCCCGCATGGTAACAGATATAATTGAAGAAGAATCCCCTGCGGTAGAAAAAACCTCCATTGATGAACATTACATTGATATATCAGGAATGGACAAGTTTTACGGCAGTTTAAAATGGACAAAGGAACTACGTAAAAAAGTAATCAGAGAAACCGGACTTCCCATATCCTTTGGGTTATCCAGGCTACGATTCAAAACGAGCTTACAAAACAAAAAACTCTAAATGAGGGGGCTAAAGCCTGAGATTTAACCGGAAACCGGTATCTTTGTAAAAGATAAGAAAATTAGAATGTAAAAAATAAAATTAAAGACATATAAGGATTTGCGTTAAGCAATTTCTTCCAGCGAAAACTACCAATTTTTCAAAACAGAGGAGAGAAAAGCGAAACGCTCACGTAATGCGTGGGCTTTCTCTTATTTCCTCTGTTGGTATTGGTAGTACCTCGCTGGAGTAAGTTGAAATGACCCACGCAGATTTTTTTGTGGCTACCAAACACAAAAAAGCGAATGACTTATAATAAAGAAGCTGCCCAACAAAAGATTTCTGACCTTGTTATCCGTTTTGAAGAACAATACCACTCATACAAACTTTCTGATTATAATGAAACTCTTACCCGTAGGGATTTTATTGACCCATTTTTCAAGGCTCTTGGCTGGGATATTGACAATGAACAAGGCTATGCTGAAAGCTATCGGGAAGTAATTCACGAAGACAAAGTAAAAGTTGGCGGAGCGACAAAAGCACCTGACTATTCCTTTCGCTTAGTTGGTGGCAAACGCCTATTTTTTGTTGAGGCAAAGAAACCCAATGTTTTAGTTAAGGAAGAAATACCACCTGCATACCAAATACGCAGATACGGTTGGAGTGCTAAACTTCCTGTTTCAATTATTACAGATTTTGAGGAGTTCTCTATTTATGACTGCACAAAAAAGCCGAACCCGACAGACAAAGCGTCAATCGCAAGGATTAAATATTTAACCTTTAAGGAATACCTCAAAGAGTTTGATTTTATTTGGGAAACTTTCAGCAAAGAGAGAGTTTTAAAAGGCAGCTTTGACAAGTTCGTACAAAGCGATACTCATAAGAAGGGTACAGCCACCGTAGATAAGGAGTTTCTTCAATCACTCGACAGTTGGCGTACATATCTTGCAACAAGCATAGCTATAAATAACAAACAGCTTGACGAGGATGAAATAAATTTTGCCGTTCAGCAAACAATTGACAGGATAATTTTTTTGCGAATAGCCGAGGATAGAAGCGTTGAACCATATGGCAATTTAAAAGATGCAACTAAGCAAGGGGATTATTACAAAAATCTTTTTGAACAGTTTAACAGGGCAGATGAAAAGTATAATTCCGGGATTTTTGATTTCAATAAAGATAAAATCAGTAAGCATCTTAAAATTGATAACAAGGTTATAAAGAATATTATAACTGATTTGTATTTCCCAAGTCCTTATGCTTTTGATGCAATGCCTGTGGAAATTCTTGGAACGGCCTATGAGCAGTTTCTTGGAAAAGTAATCCGTATTACGGCAGGTCATCACGCGAAAGTTGAGGAAAAGCCTGA
Coding sequences within:
- a CDS encoding N-6 DNA methylase; the encoded protein is MTYNKEAAQQKISDLVIRFEEQYHSYKLSDYNETLTRRDFIDPFFKALGWDIDNEQGYAESYREVIHEDKVKVGGATKAPDYSFRLVGGKRLFFVEAKKPNVLVKEEIPPAYQIRRYGWSAKLPVSIITDFEEFSIYDCTKKPNPTDKASIARIKYLTFKEYLKEFDFIWETFSKERVLKGSFDKFVQSDTHKKGTATVDKEFLQSLDSWRTYLATSIAINNKQLDEDEINFAVQQTIDRIIFLRIAEDRSVEPYGNLKDATKQGDYYKNLFEQFNRADEKYNSGIFDFNKDKISKHLKIDNKVIKNIITDLYFPSPYAFDAMPVEILGTAYEQFLGKVIRITAGHHAKVEEKPEVRKAGGVYYTPQYIVDYIVKNTVGKLIEGKTPKEISKIKIVDPACGSGSFLLGAYQYLLDYHKNYYTGNGKISKGTKDNTLTPEGNLNTAEKKRILINKIFGVDIDVNAVEVSKLSLLLK